A DNA window from Carnobacterium funditum DSM 5970 contains the following coding sequences:
- a CDS encoding vitamin B12-dependent ribonucleotide reductase: protein MTNVSKDEKVNTKRLNEDIHLFPQVHPITEQMTLTYTGVSRLVMLDRYSFKDSSKDTLSVGDLVVLTVKNDPSYPTRGTGFIKEIDYENHTAQITIEEEYRGAIEQNSGIVTRDLDSIEKPLEIYYEQIAKRNATGLSAVEPGEKQKESSYQLFYNELMNLNFIPAGRVLYGAGSDTEVTYFNCYVMPFIPDSRGGISDHRKKIMEIMSRGGGVGTNGSTLRPRNTLVRGVNGKSSGSVSWLNDIAQLTHLVEQGGSRRGAQMIMLTDWHPDIIEFIISKMQNPRILRYLIEHTTDAQIKKMASEKLKFTPFTERESAMYQNILNYKNIPGTGGFDAASLQEIENKIKTGGTYGVHDPDFLSGANISICLTDDFMQAVDNDEDYALRFPAVESYNQTEMANYDTHWTEVGDVREWEASGHAVRTYRTIKARELWKLINICATYSAEPGIFFIDNANEMTNAKAYGQKVVATNPCGEQPLAPYSVCNLAAINLAEMVNKDSGAINFNKLKQTIKTGVRMQDNVIDATPYFLEENEKQALGERRVGLGIMGLADLLIYAGKEYGSTAGNKLVNQLFETIAVTAYEMSIELAKEKGSFPFLIGKTNEETAQLRENFINTGYMKKMPESIRQAILTYGIRNSHLLTVAPTGSTGTMVGVSTGLEPYFSFSYFRSGRLGKFIEVKADIVQDYLKHHPEADENHLPSQFISSMDLEPEAHVDVQCIIQRWVDSSISKTVNAPRGYGVEQVQSIYERLYKNGAKGGTVYVDGSRDSQVLTLHAEENNRDIDTDYSENTVHSTSSISETTIGNEVGNTCPICRQGIIESLGGCNTCTNCNAQLKCGL from the coding sequence ATGACCAATGTTTCTAAAGATGAAAAAGTAAATACAAAACGATTAAATGAGGATATCCACCTTTTCCCTCAAGTTCACCCAATTACAGAGCAGATGACTTTAACTTATACAGGAGTCTCACGTCTTGTTATGTTAGATCGCTATTCTTTTAAAGATAGTTCCAAAGACACTCTTTCTGTAGGAGACTTAGTTGTTTTAACTGTCAAAAATGATCCTAGTTACCCGACTCGCGGAACAGGATTCATAAAAGAAATTGATTATGAAAATCATACGGCTCAAATTACAATAGAAGAAGAATACCGTGGGGCTATTGAACAAAATTCAGGCATAGTCACTCGCGATTTAGACTCTATTGAAAAACCATTAGAAATTTATTACGAACAAATCGCAAAACGAAATGCAACAGGTTTATCAGCAGTTGAACCCGGAGAAAAGCAAAAAGAAAGTTCTTACCAACTTTTTTATAATGAATTAATGAATTTAAATTTTATTCCTGCCGGTCGAGTTTTATATGGTGCCGGTTCGGATACCGAGGTAACCTATTTTAATTGTTATGTTATGCCTTTTATTCCTGATTCACGTGGTGGCATTTCGGATCACCGCAAAAAAATTATGGAAATCATGAGTCGCGGAGGCGGAGTTGGCACAAATGGTTCTACATTACGCCCTCGTAATACATTGGTTCGAGGTGTAAATGGCAAATCTTCAGGTTCGGTTTCTTGGTTAAATGATATTGCTCAACTGACTCATCTAGTTGAACAAGGTGGCAGCCGCCGTGGTGCTCAAATGATTATGTTGACCGATTGGCATCCCGATATCATTGAGTTTATTATTTCTAAAATGCAAAACCCACGGATACTTCGTTATTTAATTGAACATACAACAGATGCTCAAATCAAGAAAATGGCTTCTGAAAAACTAAAATTTACGCCTTTCACTGAACGTGAATCTGCAATGTACCAAAATATCTTGAATTATAAAAACATCCCTGGTACCGGTGGTTTTGATGCAGCTTCCTTACAAGAAATTGAAAATAAAATCAAAACTGGCGGAACTTATGGTGTTCATGATCCCGACTTTTTATCAGGTGCCAATATTTCTATTTGCTTAACAGATGACTTCATGCAAGCGGTCGATAATGATGAAGATTATGCCTTGCGCTTTCCTGCTGTTGAATCTTATAATCAAACAGAAATGGCAAATTATGATACTCATTGGACAGAGGTTGGGGATGTTCGTGAGTGGGAAGCTAGCGGTCATGCTGTTAGGACTTATCGAACAATCAAAGCACGAGAACTTTGGAAGCTGATTAACATTTGTGCAACTTATTCTGCTGAACCTGGTATCTTCTTTATCGATAATGCTAACGAAATGACAAATGCAAAAGCTTATGGCCAAAAAGTAGTCGCAACGAATCCATGCGGAGAACAGCCATTGGCTCCCTATTCTGTTTGTAATTTAGCTGCCATTAATTTAGCTGAAATGGTAAATAAAGATAGCGGTGCAATCAACTTTAATAAATTAAAACAAACTATTAAAACTGGTGTACGAATGCAAGACAATGTCATTGATGCTACTCCTTATTTTTTAGAAGAGAACGAAAAGCAAGCGTTAGGCGAACGTCGTGTTGGTCTTGGCATTATGGGATTAGCTGATTTACTCATTTACGCTGGCAAAGAATACGGTTCTACTGCTGGAAATAAGTTAGTTAATCAACTATTCGAAACTATTGCTGTTACAGCTTACGAAATGTCCATTGAATTAGCCAAAGAGAAAGGAAGTTTTCCCTTCTTGATTGGTAAAACAAATGAAGAAACCGCTCAATTACGTGAAAACTTCATTAATACCGGTTATATGAAAAAAATGCCCGAATCTATTCGTCAAGCTATTTTAACCTATGGTATCCGTAACTCTCATTTGCTTACAGTTGCTCCAACAGGGTCAACTGGTACGATGGTTGGAGTATCAACCGGTCTAGAGCCTTACTTCTCTTTTAGTTATTTTAGAAGCGGACGGTTAGGAAAATTTATTGAAGTAAAAGCAGATATCGTTCAAGATTATTTAAAGCACCACCCTGAAGCAGATGAAAATCATCTACCTAGCCAATTCATATCCTCTATGGATTTAGAACCTGAGGCGCATGTTGATGTTCAATGCATCATTCAAAGATGGGTAGACAGTTCGATTTCTAAAACAGTTAATGCCCCTCGTGGTTATGGCGTAGAACAAGTCCAAAGTATCTATGAGCGTTTATACAAAAACGGGGCTAAAGGAGGAACTGTTTATGTTGATGGTAGTCGTGATTCCCAAGTATTGACACTACATGCCGAAGAAAATAATCGGGATATTGATACAGATTACTCTGAAAATACTGTTCACTCTACCTCAAGCATATCAGAAACCACTATTGGTAATGAAGTAGGCAACACTTGTCCTATCTGTCGGCAAGGAATTATTGAAAGTTTAGGTGGCTGTAATACTTGCACCAACTGTAATGCTCAATTAAAATGCGGCTTATAA
- the mgsA gene encoding methylglyoxal synthase, with amino-acid sequence MNIALIAHDKKKDEMVKLISSYQDILKEHSLYATGTTGKRIIDATDLDVHRFKSGPLGGDQQIGAYISDDKIDMVIFLRDPLTAQPHEPDVSALLRLSDVYEIPLATNMGTGEILLRGLGEGLVDWRKIHHHAGRSILNRE; translated from the coding sequence TTGAATATTGCATTGATTGCTCACGATAAGAAAAAAGACGAAATGGTCAAACTAATTTCATCTTATCAAGATATTTTAAAAGAACATTCTCTTTATGCTACCGGAACAACAGGCAAAAGAATTATTGATGCGACTGATCTAGATGTCCACCGGTTTAAGTCAGGACCATTAGGTGGAGATCAACAAATTGGAGCTTATATTTCAGATGATAAAATAGATATGGTGATTTTTTTGAGAGATCCATTAACAGCACAACCTCATGAACCAGACGTCAGTGCTCTACTACGTTTAAGTGATGTTTATGAAATTCCTTTAGCTACTAATATGGGAACAGGAGAGATTTTATTACGTGGTCTAGGTGAAGGCTTAGTCGATTGGAGGAAAATACATCACCATGCTGGACGCTCAATATTAAATAGAGAATGA
- a CDS encoding type 1 glutamine amidotransferase domain-containing protein: MGKKIAVVITNLFEDSEFTSPKEALTKAGHEITTIEKKAGIQVVGAKEHAIVTIDKSIDDVSPADFDALLIPGGFSPDQLRADERFLTFVKGFVQVNKPIFAICHGPQLLINAEVVKGKKMTSVKQVGVDLKNAGALYEDSEVVKDDSGLITSRTPEDLPAFNKAILEALS; the protein is encoded by the coding sequence ATGGGGAAAAAAATTGCAGTAGTAATAACGAACTTATTTGAAGATAGCGAGTTTACCTCACCGAAAGAAGCACTGACAAAAGCAGGTCATGAAATCACCACTATTGAAAAAAAAGCAGGAATTCAAGTAGTGGGCGCTAAAGAACATGCCATTGTTACGATTGACAAAAGTATTGATGATGTTTCTCCGGCAGATTTTGATGCTTTATTGATTCCAGGTGGATTCTCTCCTGATCAACTACGTGCAGATGAGCGATTCCTGACTTTTGTTAAAGGGTTTGTACAGGTTAATAAACCAATCTTTGCTATTTGTCACGGCCCTCAACTTCTAATTAATGCCGAAGTTGTTAAAGGCAAAAAAATGACTTCTGTTAAACAAGTCGGTGTAGATTTAAAAAATGCCGGAGCTTTGTATGAAGACAGCGAAGTCGTTAAGGACGATAGTGGTCTGATCACGAGTAGAACTCCTGAAGACTTACCTGCTTTTAACAAAGCCATTTTAGAAGCTTTATCTTAA